A window of Melopsittacus undulatus isolate bMelUnd1 chromosome 2, bMelUnd1.mat.Z, whole genome shotgun sequence contains these coding sequences:
- the TBC1D23 gene encoding TBC1 domain family member 23 isoform X1: protein MEPLKQSAEAIREIAKEKDLADALEEGGCDLETVRNIIQGRQLPADLRAKVWKIALNVVGKGDSLASWDGSLDLHEQSIIHKDCQELIDQLSVPEEEKSVLLLDIESVITFYCKSRNVKYSSCLGWIYLLKPLVHLHLTRSDLYNCFYAIMNKFIPRDCSMKGRPFHLFRLLLQYHEPELCSFLDTKKMTPDSYALNWLGSLFSYYCSAEVTQAIWDGYLQQADPFFIYFLMLIILVNAKDIIIAQESDKEEMIKFLETSPANLDLEDIEDLFSLAQYYCSKTPASFRKDNHSLFGSSLLGLKDDDTDLSQALCLAVSVSEILQANQQQGEGVRFFVVDCRPAEQYNAGHLSTAFHLDSDLMLQNPSEFAQSVKSLLEAQKQSIESGSIAGGEHLCFMGSGREEEDMYMNMVLAHFLQKNKEYVSIAKGGFMALQQHLADINVEGPENGYGHWIASTSGSRSSINSSVDGDSPNGSSDGKGVKSLVNKMTVALKTKSVNVKEKVISFIENTSTPVDRIPFNIPWPDRASLERHVSSSDRVGKPYRGVKPVFSIGDEEEYDTDEIDSSSMSDDDRKEVVNIQTWINKPDVKYNFPCNEVKENGHMFPSHLLVTATHMYCLREIPSRKGLAYIQSRQALNSVVKITSKKKHPELITFKYGNSNPSGIEILAVERYLIPNAGDATKAIKQQIMKVLDALES from the exons ATGGAACCGTTGAAACAGTCTGCAGAAGCTATCAGAGAAATTGCAAA GGAAAAAGATCTTGCAGATGCTTTAGAAGAAGGTGGCTGTGATCTTGAAACTGTGAGAAACATTATTCAAGGAAGACAACTGCCTGCTGATCTGAGGGCCAAAGTCTGGAAG attgcGCTTAATGTTGTAGGAAAGGGGGACAGCCTAGCATCCTGGGATGGCTCTTTAGACTTACATGAACAGAGCATAATTCATAAGGATTGCCAAGAGCTAATTG ACCAGTTGTCAGTGCCAGAAGAGGAGAAGTCAGTACTACTTTTGGATATTGAGTCTGTTATTACTTTTTATTGTAAATCACGCAACGTTAAATACAGTTCTTGTCTCGGCTGGATTTATCTACTCAAACCTCTGGTGCACCTTCATTTGACACGCAGTGATTTGTATAACTGCTTCTATGCTATCATGAATAAATTCATTCCAAG GGATTGTTCTATGAAGGGAAGACCGTTTCATCTATTTAGACTGCTTCTTCAGTATCATGAGCCTGAACTCTGCTCCTTTCTTGATACTAAGAAGATGACTCCAGACTCATACGCACTCAATTGG CTTGGAAGCCTCTTCTCATATTACTGTTCAGCAGAAGTCACTCAGGCAATATGGGATGGATATCTACAACAAGCAGATCcattctttatttatttcttaatgttAATTATCCTTGTCAATGCAAA AGACATTATCATAGCACAAGAATCAGATAAAGAAGAGATGATAA AGTTCTTAGAAACGTCACCAGCCAATCTTGATTTAGAAGATATAGAAGATCTCTTCTCTTTGGCACAATATTACTGTAGCAAAACTCCAGCTTCTTTCAGGAAG GACAACCACAGTCTTTTTGGCAGCAGCTTGCTGGGCCTCAAAGATGATGACACAGACTTGAGCCAAGCTCTCTGTCTAGCAGTTTCCGTGTCAGAAATTCTTCAAGCAAATCAGCAACAAGGA gaaggAGTAAGGTTTTTTGTAGTGGATTGCCGTCCTGCAGAGCAGTACAATGCTGGGCATTTATCAACAGCGTTTCATTTAGACTCAGATTTG ATGCTTCAAAACCCATCAGAATTTGCACAGTCTGTAAAATCCCTATTAGAAGCACAAAAACAATCTATTGAGTCTGGCTCCATAGCTGGTGGAGAACATCTCTGCTTCATGGGAAGTGGCAGGGAAGAAGAAGATATGTATATGAACATGGTGCTAGCACACTTCTTACAG aaaaataaggAGTATGTAAGCATTGCCAAAGGAGGATTTATGG CCCTCCAGCAGCATTTAGCAGATATCAATGTGGAAGGACCAGAAAATGGATATGGCCACTGGATTGCTAGTACCTCAGGCTCAAGAAGTAGCATAAACTCCTCTGTTGAT GGTGATTCTCCTAATGGTTCAAGTGATGGAAAAGGAGTAAAGTCCCTGGTGAATAAAATGACAGTTGCTTTAAAGACTAAATCTgtaaatgtgaaagaaaaagttattaGTTTTATTGAAAATACATCTACTCCAGTGGACAG AATACCTTTCAATATTCCCTGGCCAGACAGAGCAAGCCTGGAGCG ACATGTAAGCAGCAGTGACAGAGTAGGAAAACCCTACCGTGGTGTGAAACCAGTATTCAGCATCGGAGATGAAGAGGAATATGATACTG ATGAAATTGATAGCTCTTCGATGTCGGATGATGATCGAAAAGAGGTTGTCAACATCCAAACATGGATAAATAAACCTGATGTGAAGTATAACTTCCCCTGTaatgaagtaaaagaaaatgggCATATGTTTCCCAG tCATCTACTAGTAACAGCAACTCATATGTACTGTTTGAGAGAGATTCCATCACGAAAGGGACTGGCTTACATACAGTCTCGACAGGCACTCAACTCTGTAGTGAAAATCACATCTAAGAAGAAACATCCAGAATTGATCACCTTTAAATATGGAAATAGCAATCCTTCAGGCATAGAAATTTTGGCAGTTGAAAG gtatttgATTCCAAATGCAGGTGATGCTACCAAAGCCATAAAACAACAGATCATGAAAGTATTGGACGCCTTGGAGAGTTAA
- the TBC1D23 gene encoding TBC1 domain family member 23 isoform X2, which yields MEPLKQSAEAIREIAKEKDLADALEEGGCDLETVRNIIQGRQLPADLRAKVWKIALNVVGKGDSLASWDGSLDLHEQSIIHKDCQELIDQLSVPEEEKSVLLLDIESVITFYCKSRNVKYSSCLGWIYLLKPLVHLHLTRSDLYNCFYAIMNKFIPRDCSMKGRPFHLFRLLLQYHEPELCSFLDTKKMTPDSYALNWLGSLFSYYCSAEVTQAIWDGYLQQADPFFIYFLMLIILVNAKDIIIAQESDKEEMIKFLETSPANLDLEDIEDLFSLAQYYCSKTPASFRKDNHSLFGSSLLGLKDDDTDLSQALCLAVSVSEILQANQQQGEGVRFFVVDCRPAEQYNAGHLSTAFHLDSDLMLQNPSEFAQSVKSLLEAQKQSIESGSIAGGEHLCFMGSGREEEDMYMNMVLAHFLQKNKEYVSIAKGGFMALQQHLADINVEGPENGYGHWIASTSGSRSSINSSVDGDSPNGSSDGKGVKSLVNKMTVALKTKSVNVKEKVISFIENTSTPVDRHVSSSDRVGKPYRGVKPVFSIGDEEEYDTDEIDSSSMSDDDRKEVVNIQTWINKPDVKYNFPCNEVKENGHMFPSHLLVTATHMYCLREIPSRKGLAYIQSRQALNSVVKITSKKKHPELITFKYGNSNPSGIEILAVERYLIPNAGDATKAIKQQIMKVLDALES from the exons ATGGAACCGTTGAAACAGTCTGCAGAAGCTATCAGAGAAATTGCAAA GGAAAAAGATCTTGCAGATGCTTTAGAAGAAGGTGGCTGTGATCTTGAAACTGTGAGAAACATTATTCAAGGAAGACAACTGCCTGCTGATCTGAGGGCCAAAGTCTGGAAG attgcGCTTAATGTTGTAGGAAAGGGGGACAGCCTAGCATCCTGGGATGGCTCTTTAGACTTACATGAACAGAGCATAATTCATAAGGATTGCCAAGAGCTAATTG ACCAGTTGTCAGTGCCAGAAGAGGAGAAGTCAGTACTACTTTTGGATATTGAGTCTGTTATTACTTTTTATTGTAAATCACGCAACGTTAAATACAGTTCTTGTCTCGGCTGGATTTATCTACTCAAACCTCTGGTGCACCTTCATTTGACACGCAGTGATTTGTATAACTGCTTCTATGCTATCATGAATAAATTCATTCCAAG GGATTGTTCTATGAAGGGAAGACCGTTTCATCTATTTAGACTGCTTCTTCAGTATCATGAGCCTGAACTCTGCTCCTTTCTTGATACTAAGAAGATGACTCCAGACTCATACGCACTCAATTGG CTTGGAAGCCTCTTCTCATATTACTGTTCAGCAGAAGTCACTCAGGCAATATGGGATGGATATCTACAACAAGCAGATCcattctttatttatttcttaatgttAATTATCCTTGTCAATGCAAA AGACATTATCATAGCACAAGAATCAGATAAAGAAGAGATGATAA AGTTCTTAGAAACGTCACCAGCCAATCTTGATTTAGAAGATATAGAAGATCTCTTCTCTTTGGCACAATATTACTGTAGCAAAACTCCAGCTTCTTTCAGGAAG GACAACCACAGTCTTTTTGGCAGCAGCTTGCTGGGCCTCAAAGATGATGACACAGACTTGAGCCAAGCTCTCTGTCTAGCAGTTTCCGTGTCAGAAATTCTTCAAGCAAATCAGCAACAAGGA gaaggAGTAAGGTTTTTTGTAGTGGATTGCCGTCCTGCAGAGCAGTACAATGCTGGGCATTTATCAACAGCGTTTCATTTAGACTCAGATTTG ATGCTTCAAAACCCATCAGAATTTGCACAGTCTGTAAAATCCCTATTAGAAGCACAAAAACAATCTATTGAGTCTGGCTCCATAGCTGGTGGAGAACATCTCTGCTTCATGGGAAGTGGCAGGGAAGAAGAAGATATGTATATGAACATGGTGCTAGCACACTTCTTACAG aaaaataaggAGTATGTAAGCATTGCCAAAGGAGGATTTATGG CCCTCCAGCAGCATTTAGCAGATATCAATGTGGAAGGACCAGAAAATGGATATGGCCACTGGATTGCTAGTACCTCAGGCTCAAGAAGTAGCATAAACTCCTCTGTTGAT GGTGATTCTCCTAATGGTTCAAGTGATGGAAAAGGAGTAAAGTCCCTGGTGAATAAAATGACAGTTGCTTTAAAGACTAAATCTgtaaatgtgaaagaaaaagttattaGTTTTATTGAAAATACATCTACTCCAGTGGACAG ACATGTAAGCAGCAGTGACAGAGTAGGAAAACCCTACCGTGGTGTGAAACCAGTATTCAGCATCGGAGATGAAGAGGAATATGATACTG ATGAAATTGATAGCTCTTCGATGTCGGATGATGATCGAAAAGAGGTTGTCAACATCCAAACATGGATAAATAAACCTGATGTGAAGTATAACTTCCCCTGTaatgaagtaaaagaaaatgggCATATGTTTCCCAG tCATCTACTAGTAACAGCAACTCATATGTACTGTTTGAGAGAGATTCCATCACGAAAGGGACTGGCTTACATACAGTCTCGACAGGCACTCAACTCTGTAGTGAAAATCACATCTAAGAAGAAACATCCAGAATTGATCACCTTTAAATATGGAAATAGCAATCCTTCAGGCATAGAAATTTTGGCAGTTGAAAG gtatttgATTCCAAATGCAGGTGATGCTACCAAAGCCATAAAACAACAGATCATGAAAGTATTGGACGCCTTGGAGAGTTAA